In a single window of the Rattus norvegicus strain BN/NHsdMcwi chromosome 6, GRCr8, whole genome shotgun sequence genome:
- the Efcab10 gene encoding EF-hand calcium-binding domain-containing protein 10 has protein sequence MDPVLDRELQAKLYLEKHRIMELLSQLTSFLLFARPKKPRDYLISLLERLKVAKLTGVAFPYFMDNSNIVSMFEMMDNAGKGTISFVQYKEALKNLGLYTEDEVLGDDGHAITLDKFRDEVNKRMKEMWSVF, from the exons ATGGACCCTGTGCTTGACCGGGAGCTTCAGGCCAAGCTGTATTTAGAAAAACATCGGATCATGGAGTTGCTGAGTCAGCTTACTAGCTTTCTTCTCTTTGCCCGACCAA AAAAACCGAGAGATTATCTGATCTCTCTTTTGGAGCGTCTGAAAGTCGCCAAGTTAACGGGTGTGGCGTTTCCCTACTTTATGGACAACTCTAACATTGTGTCCATGTTTGAGATGATGGACAACGCTGGCAAAGGCACCATATCATTTGTGCAGTATAAAGAAG CCCTAAAAAACCTGGGCCTGTACACTGAAGATGAAGTTTTGGGTGACGATGGACATGCGATCACTCTGGATAAATTCAGGGACGAAGT GAACAAGAGGATGAAGGAAATGTGGTCCGTGTTTTAG